A window of the Dyadobacter pollutisoli genome harbors these coding sequences:
- a CDS encoding SRPBCC family protein: protein MQKVINHEWFYPHDPETVWTYLTDSDLMKKWLMPNDFKPVVGHQFSFTALPRPQFGFDGKIHCEVLEIIPLKRLSYSWKGGWRGKVSLDSKVTWTLTPKEGGTMLSLEHSGFKGFKNVIPYLVMNKGWEKISKRIFMHLVKQPL, encoded by the coding sequence ATGCAAAAAGTAATAAACCATGAATGGTTCTATCCACATGACCCAGAAACCGTCTGGACTTACCTCACTGATTCCGATCTGATGAAGAAATGGTTAATGCCCAATGATTTCAAGCCGGTGGTTGGCCATCAATTCAGTTTTACGGCTCTACCCAGACCTCAATTCGGATTTGACGGAAAAATCCATTGTGAAGTATTGGAAATCATTCCTTTGAAACGTTTGTCGTATAGCTGGAAAGGGGGCTGGCGGGGAAAAGTGAGCCTGGATTCCAAAGTAACCTGGACGCTGACGCCAAAAGAAGGAGGAACTATGCTATCGCTGGAACACAGTGGCTTTAAAGGATTTAAAAATGTTATTCCTTACCTGGTAATGAACAAGGGCTGGGAAAAGATCAGCAAAAGAATTTTTATGCATTTAGTAAAGCAGCCGCTATGA
- a CDS encoding exo-beta-N-acetylmuramidase NamZ domain-containing protein, with amino-acid sequence MTVFLISRSGIHYIPMTHGMTIGDLAQYLNGEEQLLYR; translated from the coding sequence ATGACAGTCTTTTTGATCAGCAGGTCAGGAATCCATTACATACCCATGACGCATGGCATGACGATCGGTGACTTAGCGCAATACCTGAATGGTGAGGAGCAGCTCCTTTATCGTTAA
- a CDS encoding ArsR/SmtB family transcription factor, whose translation MNARLDVFQVVADPSRRHMLLLLSQGGMTINAIAENFEMSRPAISQHVKALHEAGFITIEDSGRTRYCRIKKDGFEHLLEWINYFDQFWQEKMQDLGALMANQHEHNTPS comes from the coding sequence ATGAATGCAAGGCTCGATGTATTTCAGGTAGTCGCCGATCCAAGTCGGCGACATATGTTGCTTTTGCTCTCGCAGGGAGGAATGACGATTAATGCGATTGCTGAAAACTTCGAGATGAGCAGGCCCGCCATCTCCCAACATGTGAAAGCACTGCATGAAGCTGGGTTCATTACGATTGAGGATTCAGGACGGACGCGTTATTGTCGGATCAAAAAAGATGGCTTTGAACACCTTTTGGAATGGATTAATTACTTTGATCAGTTCTGGCAGGAGAAAATGCAAGATCTGGGCGCCTTAATGGCAAACCAGCATGAACACAATACACCATCCTAA
- a CDS encoding DJ-1/PfpI family protein — MNRKILIVTGDGGESYETLYAVHRFQEEGDIAVIAAPSKRRLHLVMHDFEAGWDTYVERPGYCLAADLTIEEVVVGDYDAILLLGGRAPEYLRNHAALLEIVREFDRQGKWVLAICHGIQILVTAGLANNRKLTAYEHVRTEIEMGGGTYVTEEAVRDRNIITGQTWQSHPEFYREVFACLNKAEFMAQ; from the coding sequence ATGAATCGCAAAATATTGATCGTCACCGGGGATGGTGGCGAAAGTTATGAAACCCTCTATGCCGTTCACCGCTTTCAGGAAGAAGGAGACATTGCCGTGATTGCAGCTCCTAGCAAACGCAGGCTTCACCTGGTGATGCACGACTTTGAAGCGGGTTGGGATACGTATGTGGAGCGGCCCGGCTATTGTCTGGCTGCGGATCTGACGATTGAGGAAGTGGTGGTAGGCGACTATGACGCTATTCTGCTACTGGGCGGCCGGGCTCCCGAATACCTGCGCAACCATGCTGCGCTGTTGGAAATAGTCCGCGAGTTTGACCGACAGGGCAAATGGGTCTTGGCCATCTGCCACGGTATCCAGATCCTGGTTACAGCGGGACTGGCCAACAACCGAAAACTGACCGCTTACGAACATGTGCGGACTGAAATTGAGATGGGTGGCGGCACGTATGTCACCGAAGAGGCAGTTCGTGATCGAAATATCATAACCGGCCAGACCTGGCAATCGCACCCCGAGTTTTATCGCGAAGTCTTTGCCTGTCTCAATAAAGCGGAATTCATGGCGCAGTAG
- a CDS encoding RNA polymerase sigma-70 factor: MQLPSSSKLSAPTEPLPFEPMDISPDGQWPIASDKELFIRKTCQTNAGLACELLFRQHYVALCSHAVRFVGSKAVAEDLVADIFCQFYEQQIFATITSSYRAYLYKAVRNRAYNYVRQTFGRDVSLEEAQYQATGQAHQPDSITQYDELYRDVEKAIESLPIQRRRIYLMHRFDGMKYGEIASELGLSVRTIEVQIRLASHALRELLKGRWFQVFLWSLYEFF, translated from the coding sequence ATGCAATTACCCAGTTCTTCGAAGCTCTCTGCACCCACCGAACCGCTGCCATTTGAACCTATGGATATATCACCGGATGGTCAGTGGCCCATCGCTTCGGATAAAGAACTGTTTATTCGCAAGACTTGTCAGACCAATGCTGGCCTTGCCTGTGAACTACTGTTCCGCCAACATTATGTTGCCCTGTGTAGTCATGCGGTGCGTTTTGTTGGATCAAAAGCGGTTGCGGAGGATCTGGTTGCCGATATTTTTTGTCAGTTCTATGAGCAGCAAATATTTGCCACCATTACCAGCTCCTATCGCGCCTACCTCTACAAGGCCGTGCGTAACAGGGCGTATAACTACGTCCGGCAGACTTTTGGACGCGACGTATCCTTGGAGGAGGCTCAGTATCAGGCGACTGGCCAAGCGCATCAACCCGATTCGATCACCCAATATGATGAGTTGTATCGTGATGTAGAGAAAGCCATCGAGTCATTGCCCATACAAAGACGGCGCATTTACCTGATGCACAGGTTTGATGGAATGAAGTATGGTGAAATTGCCAGTGAACTTGGTCTGTCTGTCCGCACGATCGAAGTGCAGATTAGGCTGGCCAGTCACGCATTGCGGGAATTGTTGAAAGGCCGTTGGTTTCAAGTCTTCTTGTGGTCACTTTATGAATTTTTTTGA
- a CDS encoding helix-turn-helix domain-containing protein, translating to MTHTTSNPKIHEGRNLKRFREMLGVKQDFLAFELGEDWNQQKISLLEQKEKIDSDILEQVAAVLKIPAEAIRNFDENQAINIISNTFHDQSTGVNVHPTFNINPIEEIRRLHEEKMALYERMLAEKDEMMGRMERLVGGR from the coding sequence ATGACACATACTACCTCCAACCCAAAGATCCACGAAGGCCGTAATCTTAAAAGATTTCGAGAAATGCTCGGTGTCAAACAAGATTTTTTGGCCTTTGAGCTCGGCGAAGACTGGAACCAGCAAAAAATCTCCCTGCTAGAGCAAAAAGAAAAGATCGATTCCGACATTCTGGAACAAGTTGCCGCGGTTCTTAAAATCCCTGCTGAGGCGATTCGGAATTTTGATGAAAATCAAGCCATTAATATCATTTCGAATACATTTCACGACCAGTCAACAGGTGTGAATGTTCATCCAACATTCAATATCAATCCCATTGAAGAGATCAGGAGATTGCATGAGGAGAAGATGGCTCTTTATGAGCGGATGTTGGCGGAGAAGGATGAGATGATGGGGCGGATGGAGCGGTTGGTTGGGGGGAGGTGA